From the genome of Campylobacter concisus, one region includes:
- the folK gene encoding 2-amino-4-hydroxy-6-hydroxymethyldihydropteridine diphosphokinase produces the protein MRLAGARKIVKSRFCPSFFHKRDEFKYEALVGMGGNIGDSAKRFDKFIRVITSDSRFHVVEVSPILINAAFGYEAQDDFSNAVINLQTSMSPRNLLKILRHYESKFKRVRTFKNAPRTLDLDILYFSKKVYKTPHLIVPHPGAGKRLSVIVPLGLMRG, from the coding sequence ATGAGGCTAGCTGGAGCAAGAAAGATCGTAAAAAGCCGTTTTTGCCCTAGTTTTTTTCATAAAAGAGATGAGTTTAAGTATGAGGCGTTAGTTGGTATGGGTGGCAACATCGGCGACAGCGCAAAGAGGTTTGATAAATTTATAAGAGTGATTACAAGTGATAGCAGGTTTCATGTAGTTGAAGTCTCGCCGATCCTTATAAATGCGGCGTTTGGCTACGAAGCACAGGATGATTTTAGTAACGCTGTTATAAATTTACAAACATCTATGAGCCCTAGAAATTTGCTAAAAATTTTGAGGCACTATGAGAGTAAATTTAAGCGCGTCAGGACGTTTAAAAATGCGCCGCGCACGCTTGATCTGGATATTTTGTATTTTAGTAAAAAAGTCTATAAGACGCCGCACCTTATCGTTCCGCACCCAGGGGCTGGTAAGAGGCTTAGCGTGATCGTGCCACTAGGGCTTATGAGAGGTTAA
- a CDS encoding RNA polymerase sigma factor FliA, which produces MHELKQKQLNAYKNTIKKEQDEIVLKYMPALRAMAFRLKERLPSSIDTNDLISIGVEEMIKLSRKYDKEQNDSFWGYGKKRIYGSMLDYLRTLDVVSRSDRKLVKSINSEIDNYFNEFEEEPSDEYLAEKLNEDIEKIREARGVSGIITILPIDEQMELIGQNDVEKSIEREDLILKIEEALKDFDERDQMLVQLYYYEELNLKEISQIMNISESRISQIHKRLLDRIRRSLGV; this is translated from the coding sequence ATGCACGAGTTAAAGCAAAAGCAGCTTAACGCTTATAAAAACACGATAAAAAAGGAACAAGACGAAATCGTCTTAAAATATATGCCAGCACTGCGTGCAATGGCGTTCAGGCTTAAAGAGAGGCTACCATCAAGTATAGATACAAATGACCTAATAAGCATTGGCGTCGAAGAGATGATAAAACTTAGTAGGAAGTATGACAAGGAGCAAAATGACTCTTTTTGGGGTTATGGCAAAAAGAGAATTTATGGCTCTATGCTTGATTATCTAAGGACGCTCGATGTTGTTAGCAGAAGCGATAGAAAGCTAGTAAAGAGCATAAATAGCGAGATAGATAACTATTTTAATGAATTTGAAGAAGAGCCAAGTGATGAGTATTTGGCCGAAAAGCTTAATGAAGATATTGAAAAGATAAGAGAGGCAAGAGGCGTTAGCGGTATCATTACTATTTTGCCAATAGACGAGCAAATGGAGCTAATTGGTCAAAATGATGTCGAGAAAAGCATTGAGAGAGAGGATCTCATTTTAAAAATAGAAGAAGCTTTAAAAGATTTTGACGAAAGAGATCAGATGTTAGTTCAGCTTTATTATTATGAAGAGCTAAATTTAAAAGAGATAAGCCAGATCATGAATATCAGCGAGAGTAGAATTTCACAAATTCATAAACGTTTGCTTGATCGTATCAGGCGTAGCTTGGGGGTTTAA
- a CDS encoding aminopeptidase P family protein — protein sequence MNFILKDESAVFYECGYSCDNEFLLCVDGVKYFFTDARYYFEAKSYVNAGVVVLLAQRNLISEVRAFLRKMKPSSLVFNPDELSLSEFNALSKGFRINFKPKANFSRLKRICKSEDEIKILKKASEFGAKCFDEFAKFVRENGEGMSEKELHFNASLIFRQKNELGLSFDPIVAINENAAKAHALPGDKILKRGDLLLLDAGVKFNRYCSDRTRTACFDENFNFSKEQKFKNAKMQEIYEIVKEAQAAAIKVARAGVRACEIDLAARSVIAKAGYKKAFFHSTGHGVGVDIHELPVISARSETLIKEGMVFSIEPGIYLENEFGVRIEDVVVAREGGCEIL from the coding sequence ATGAATTTCATCTTAAAGGACGAAAGCGCCGTATTTTACGAGTGCGGTTATAGCTGCGATAATGAGTTTTTGCTATGCGTTGATGGCGTAAAATACTTTTTCACGGATGCGAGGTATTATTTCGAGGCAAAAAGCTACGTAAATGCAGGTGTAGTCGTTCTTTTAGCGCAGAGAAATTTAATAAGCGAGGTCAGGGCATTTTTAAGAAAGATGAAGCCAAGCAGCCTTGTTTTTAACCCTGATGAGCTAAGCTTAAGTGAGTTTAACGCGCTTAGCAAAGGCTTTAGGATAAATTTTAAGCCAAAGGCAAATTTCTCTAGGCTAAAGAGAATTTGCAAAAGCGAAGATGAGATAAAAATTTTAAAAAAAGCTAGCGAATTTGGAGCAAAATGCTTTGATGAATTTGCTAAATTTGTGCGTGAAAATGGCGAGGGGATGAGCGAAAAAGAGCTTCATTTTAACGCCTCACTCATCTTTAGACAAAAAAACGAGTTAGGTCTTAGCTTTGATCCGATCGTAGCGATAAACGAAAATGCCGCAAAGGCGCATGCGCTGCCCGGGGATAAAATTTTAAAAAGGGGCGATTTGTTGCTACTTGACGCTGGGGTTAAATTTAATCGCTACTGCTCTGATCGCACCAGAACTGCTTGCTTTGATGAAAATTTTAACTTCTCAAAGGAACAAAAATTTAAAAACGCCAAGATGCAAGAAATTTACGAGATTGTAAAAGAGGCTCAGGCTGCTGCGATAAAGGTCGCTAGAGCTGGAGTTAGGGCGTGCGAGATAGACCTTGCAGCAAGAAGCGTGATAGCAAAGGCTGGATATAAAAAGGCCTTTTTTCACTCGACAGGACACGGTGTGGGTGTGGATATACACGAGCTTCCAGTCATCTCAGCAAGGAGCGAAACGCTCATAAAAGAGGGCATGGTCTTTAGTATAGAGCCTGGAATTTATCTAGAAAATGAATTTGGCGTGCGCATCGAGGACGTGGTGGTTGCAAGAGAAGGTGGGTGCGAGATTTTATGA
- a CDS encoding TIGR00730 family Rossman fold protein, whose translation MNNELVSDLLNFPNVLKYKNKNVTFFGSARFDEENFYCKKAYELAYKLNELGYAILTGGGDGIMRAANKGAFDSAKSPSIALNVRLPFEQNTNPYVTAKYLFSNLSPRKFALTDRSVAFVVFPGGFGTLDELFEILVLAQVGSKKVKIFLFGSEFWQGLDEFIKNTLVSQKTIKKEDINLYKITDDLELIANEILAI comes from the coding sequence ATGAATAATGAATTAGTTAGCGATCTTTTAAATTTTCCAAACGTCTTAAAATATAAAAATAAAAATGTTACCTTCTTTGGCTCGGCTAGATTTGATGAAGAAAATTTCTACTGCAAAAAGGCTTATGAGCTAGCTTACAAACTAAACGAGCTAGGATATGCCATCTTAACTGGTGGCGGGGACGGCATAATGAGAGCTGCAAACAAGGGTGCGTTTGATAGTGCAAAATCGCCAAGCATAGCCCTAAATGTGAGGCTTCCATTTGAACAAAATACAAACCCTTACGTCACAGCAAAATATCTCTTTTCAAATTTAAGTCCAAGAAAATTTGCACTTACCGATCGCTCAGTCGCATTTGTCGTCTTTCCAGGTGGTTTTGGTACTCTTGATGAACTTTTTGAAATTTTAGTACTTGCTCAAGTTGGTAGCAAAAAAGTAAAAATTTTTCTTTTTGGGAGCGAGTTTTGGCAAGGGCTTGATGAGTTTATAAAAAATACGCTAGTTAGCCAAAAAACAATAAAAAAAGAAGATATAAATTTATACAAAATCACCGATGATTTAGAGCTTATTGCAAATGAAATTTTGGCTATTTAA
- a CDS encoding PepSY domain-containing protein: MKKILGTTVLAAVLGVTSLQAAITSKDALNIAEKNFPGSSVKDIEIDVKNGATFYKIESFKDGAKQDIKIDANNGHIVKVENKNKKHILPIEAVDFSKFALGIDEAVAKAQALEAGWSLDEVDLDNKNGAWIYKVELKRDRSEKKVIINAQTGEIIGNYTK; encoded by the coding sequence ATGAAAAAGATATTAGGCACGACAGTTTTAGCAGCAGTTTTAGGAGTGACAAGCTTGCAAGCAGCTATCACATCAAAGGATGCTTTAAATATAGCTGAGAAAAACTTCCCAGGCTCAAGCGTCAAAGATATCGAGATAGACGTCAAAAATGGTGCGACATTTTACAAGATAGAGTCTTTTAAAGATGGCGCCAAACAAGATATCAAAATCGATGCTAATAACGGTCATATCGTTAAAGTAGAGAATAAAAATAAAAAACACATACTTCCAATAGAAGCGGTAGATTTTTCAAAATTTGCTCTTGGCATCGACGAGGCTGTGGCCAAAGCTCAAGCGCTTGAAGCTGGCTGGAGTCTTGATGAGGTAGACCTTGATAATAAAAATGGTGCTTGGATATACAAAGTAGAGCTTAAGCGCGACAGGAGCGAGAAAAAAGTGATCATAAACGCTCAAACTGGTGAAATAATAGGTAATTATACAAAGTAA
- a CDS encoding P-loop NTPase: protein MNNQAQKLQNLVQSQSKSKNTHFIAITSGKGGVGKSTISANLANVLSKNGYKVGLFDADIGLANLDVILNVKMGKNLLHVLKGECSLKDILIPINKNLILIPGESGDEILKFNNQFLFERFLDEASELDELDFLIIDTGAGIGGSTQLFLEAADEVVVVTVPDPAAITDAYAVIKIVSRFKNSELLLLNMVKNEAEATRIYENIKRVANANIGPSLNLELIGFVASDKNVSRSIKQRTLFTDDAAYAEPSAQIKQIASNLLYRLERKVLNDEQSRSFGGFFKRLIEQF from the coding sequence ATGAATAATCAAGCGCAAAAATTACAAAATTTAGTCCAGTCTCAAAGCAAGAGCAAAAATACGCATTTTATTGCGATAACTAGCGGCAAAGGCGGTGTTGGTAAGAGTACGATAAGTGCAAATTTAGCAAATGTTTTATCAAAAAATGGCTACAAAGTAGGACTATTTGACGCTGATATCGGCCTTGCAAACCTTGATGTCATCCTAAATGTAAAAATGGGCAAAAATTTACTTCACGTGCTAAAAGGCGAGTGCAGCCTAAAAGATATCTTGATACCTATAAATAAAAATTTGATCCTCATTCCTGGTGAAAGCGGTGATGAAATTTTAAAATTTAACAATCAATTTTTATTTGAGAGGTTTTTAGACGAGGCGAGCGAGCTTGATGAGCTTGATTTTTTGATCATCGATACTGGAGCTGGCATAGGCGGTAGCACGCAGCTATTTTTAGAGGCAGCTGATGAGGTCGTGGTGGTAACTGTACCTGATCCTGCAGCGATAACTGATGCATACGCTGTCATAAAGATCGTCTCAAGGTTTAAAAATAGTGAGCTTTTGCTTTTAAATATGGTAAAAAATGAAGCAGAAGCGACTAGAATTTATGAAAATATCAAACGTGTTGCTAATGCAAATATCGGGCCTAGCTTAAATTTAGAGCTTATAGGATTTGTGGCTTCTGATAAGAATGTTTCAAGAAGTATAAAACAACGAACGCTTTTTACAGACGACGCTGCTTATGCTGAGCCTAGTGCACAGATAAAACAGATAGCTTCGAATTTACTTTATAGGTTGGAACGAAAAGTGCTTAACGATGAGCAAAGCAGGAGCTTTGGGGGCTTCTTTAAGCGTTTGATAGAACAATTTTAA
- the mnmA gene encoding tRNA 2-thiouridine(34) synthase MnmA — protein sequence MKIMVAMSGGVDSTMTAKFLQEAGHEVQGCYMMLHQKPGYHEENIRKVKKVGEYLGIKVHILDLQDKFNEFVYDPFVKLYKEGKTPNPCALCNKFIKLGALLDFAKANGCEKLATGHYVQVIDGFITCAKDPSKDQSYFLAQVPKEILKDVIFPLGDKFKKDIKELARSVKVLEEFATQAESSEICFVEDTYIEVLNKHYNTNLPGNVVDKDGKIIGRHQGYMHYTIGKRRGFEVFGAHEPHFVIKINADKNEIVVGTKDDLAQKVVELENVNLFIDKDKFECETKIRYRSPKLDAFVEVDKENKTAKLTLNQNALGVAQGQLCVMYDGDKVIASGFIKG from the coding sequence ATGAAAATAATGGTCGCAATGAGCGGTGGTGTAGATAGCACTATGACGGCTAAATTTCTGCAAGAAGCTGGTCATGAAGTGCAAGGTTGCTATATGATGCTGCATCAAAAGCCAGGATATCACGAAGAAAATATCAGAAAAGTGAAAAAAGTAGGCGAGTATCTTGGCATAAAGGTGCATATTTTGGATCTGCAGGATAAATTTAATGAGTTTGTCTATGATCCTTTTGTGAAGCTCTATAAAGAGGGCAAGACGCCAAACCCTTGTGCTTTGTGCAATAAATTTATAAAGCTTGGTGCGCTACTTGATTTTGCAAAGGCAAATGGCTGTGAGAAGCTTGCTACTGGGCATTATGTGCAAGTTATTGATGGATTTATCACATGTGCAAAAGATCCTAGCAAGGATCAAAGCTACTTTTTAGCCCAAGTGCCAAAAGAGATATTAAAAGATGTTATTTTCCCGCTTGGGGATAAATTTAAAAAAGACATAAAAGAGCTTGCAAGAAGTGTAAAAGTGCTTGAAGAATTTGCTACGCAGGCAGAAAGTAGTGAAATTTGCTTTGTGGAAGATACTTATATCGAAGTTTTAAATAAGCATTACAATACAAATTTACCAGGAAATGTAGTTGATAAAGACGGCAAAATAATCGGCCGCCACCAAGGCTATATGCACTATACTATCGGCAAGCGCCGTGGTTTTGAGGTTTTTGGCGCCCATGAGCCACACTTTGTTATAAAGATAAATGCCGACAAAAATGAGATCGTTGTAGGAACAAAAGATGACTTGGCTCAAAAAGTAGTTGAGCTTGAAAACGTAAATTTGTTTATAGATAAAGATAAATTTGAGTGCGAAACCAAGATAAGATATAGAAGTCCTAAACTTGATGCTTTTGTTGAGGTTGATAAAGAGAATAAAACAGCGAAACTAACGCTAAATCAAAATGCACTTGGTGTGGCGCAAGGCCAGCTTTGTGTTATGTATGATGGCGATAAGGTTATTGCAAGTGGATTTATAAAAGGCTAG
- a CDS encoding response regulator transcription factor, with protein MKILVVEDEIDLNNVIVKHLKKNGYSVDSAFNGEEAMDFTAVAHYDLIVLDLMMPVMDGLAFLQRSRAAKLATPVLILTAKDDVEDVVKGLDAGADDYLIKPFDFKELLARVRTLIRRNSGNAANEIYAGELKIDLSKKSVEFGGEQIELTGKEYEILELLMLNKGRILTRDQIKEHVWDFDYTGGSNVIDVLIKNIRKKLGECDVIQTKRGLGYVVKD; from the coding sequence ATGAAAATTTTAGTCGTTGAGGACGAAATAGACCTAAACAACGTCATAGTAAAGCACCTAAAGAAAAACGGATATAGCGTCGATAGCGCATTTAACGGCGAGGAGGCGATGGACTTTACCGCCGTGGCGCACTACGATCTTATCGTGCTTGATCTTATGATGCCAGTGATGGACGGACTTGCATTTTTGCAAAGATCACGCGCTGCAAAGCTAGCAACCCCTGTGCTGATACTAACGGCAAAGGACGATGTGGAGGACGTTGTAAAGGGGCTCGATGCGGGCGCGGATGATTATTTGATAAAGCCATTTGATTTTAAGGAGCTACTAGCTAGGGTACGCACGCTCATTCGCCGAAACAGCGGCAATGCGGCTAATGAAATTTATGCAGGCGAGCTAAAGATCGATCTTTCAAAAAAGTCGGTCGAATTTGGCGGCGAGCAGATCGAGCTAACTGGCAAAGAGTATGAAATTTTAGAGCTTTTGATGCTAAACAAGGGCAGAATTTTAACTCGCGATCAGATCAAAGAGCATGTCTGGGACTTTGACTACACAGGCGGCTCAAACGTCATCGACGTGCTTATCAAAAACATAAGAAAAAAGCTTGGTGAGTGCGATGTGATACAGACTAAAAGAGGGCTTGGCTATGTTGTTAAGGATTAA
- the aroQ gene encoding type II 3-dehydroquinate dehydratase, producing MDKKLKIMVIQGPNINMLGAREPGIYGVMKMEDIHSQMKIVADQNDVEIEFFQSNLEGELVDKIQECLGDADGIIINPAAYTHTSIAIRDALSAVALPVIEVHISNVYRREEFRHKSLIAPVAAGQIVGFGPVGYHLAMIGMLQIFEQIKAVRANQKAQ from the coding sequence ATGGATAAGAAGCTAAAAATAATGGTTATCCAAGGGCCAAATATCAACATGCTTGGCGCTAGAGAGCCAGGAATTTACGGCGTTATGAAGATGGAGGATATCCACTCTCAAATGAAGATCGTTGCCGATCAAAATGACGTTGAGATCGAGTTTTTTCAAAGCAACCTTGAGGGCGAGCTAGTCGATAAGATCCAAGAGTGCTTGGGCGATGCTGACGGCATCATCATAAACCCAGCTGCCTACACTCACACCTCTATCGCTATCCGTGACGCGCTAAGTGCGGTTGCGCTGCCAGTTATCGAGGTGCATATCAGCAACGTTTATAGAAGAGAAGAGTTTCGCCACAAAAGTCTCATCGCACCAGTTGCAGCAGGCCAGATCGTGGGCTTTGGACCAGTTGGCTATCATTTGGCGATGATAGGCATGCTTCAAATTTTTGAGCAAATCAAAGCAGTAAGAGCAAATCAAAAAGCACAATGA
- the flhF gene encoding flagellar biosynthesis protein FlhF produces the protein MATKFHTFTGESTIEALKKAQETCGEKAILVTTKQIQAKTINKKPLYEILVSVEEDDVKQPLKPNTKAINYENAYSKFNKNYEPAKPKFEIKEEPAKFEAKTASPEPYDPNESVLLNISAAAKEISTIANVNIDDVKDKESSIPNGMNKKIDDVVKQVSVLSEKIGLITDMIWDEKAPNRNNLSIPPEFASIYKLAKQSGMKDEHLEAIMQTTLENLPVSMKSNPTAVKRYFYSLLRNMLPCRKEPSDKKQRIMMLVGPTGVGKTTTLAKLAARFAYGNEKRYKTGIITLDTYRIGAVEQLFQYAKMMKLPILDVIEIDDFQNAIKQLNYCDVILIDTTGNSQYDKEKLERLDKFLKHSGAKIDVNLVLSAGSKVEDLIEIYNGFSFLEIDTLIITKFDETKIFGNVFSLIYETNTPVSYFSVGQEVPDDLVEAKSEFLVECVFDGFTKQKASDE, from the coding sequence ATGGCTACAAAATTTCATACTTTTACAGGAGAGAGCACCATCGAGGCTTTGAAAAAGGCTCAAGAAACGTGCGGCGAAAAGGCCATACTAGTTACTACAAAACAGATTCAAGCCAAAACGATAAATAAAAAACCGCTTTATGAAATTTTAGTAAGCGTCGAAGAGGACGACGTGAAGCAACCCCTAAAACCAAATACAAAAGCCATAAATTATGAAAATGCCTACTCTAAATTTAATAAAAACTATGAACCTGCTAAGCCAAAATTTGAGATAAAAGAAGAACCGGCTAAATTTGAGGCAAAGACAGCATCACCCGAGCCTTACGATCCAAACGAGAGCGTGCTTTTAAATATCTCAGCTGCTGCAAAAGAGATAAGCACGATCGCAAATGTAAATATCGATGACGTCAAAGATAAAGAGTCGAGCATACCAAATGGCATGAATAAAAAAATAGACGATGTGGTAAAGCAAGTAAGCGTGCTAAGCGAAAAAATAGGGCTCATAACTGACATGATCTGGGATGAAAAAGCCCCAAATCGAAACAATCTTTCGATCCCACCTGAGTTTGCCAGCATCTATAAGCTCGCAAAACAAAGCGGCATGAAAGATGAGCATTTAGAGGCTATCATGCAAACGACGCTTGAAAATTTACCAGTTTCGATGAAGAGCAATCCAACTGCTGTAAAGAGATACTTCTACTCACTTTTGCGAAATATGCTACCTTGCAGAAAAGAGCCAAGCGATAAAAAACAACGTATCATGATGCTAGTTGGCCCAACCGGAGTTGGTAAGACTACGACTCTTGCAAAGCTAGCTGCTCGTTTTGCATACGGCAATGAAAAACGCTATAAAACAGGTATCATCACGCTTGATACATATCGTATTGGAGCGGTTGAGCAGTTATTTCAATACGCTAAAATGATGAAGCTTCCTATTCTCGATGTTATCGAGATAGATGACTTTCAAAATGCTATCAAACAGCTTAATTATTGTGATGTGATACTTATTGATACGACTGGAAATTCACAGTATGACAAAGAAAAGCTTGAAAGGCTTGATAAATTTTTAAAGCATAGTGGCGCAAAGATTGATGTAAATTTGGTCCTTTCGGCTGGCTCAAAGGTTGAGGATCTGATAGAAATTTATAATGGATTTTCATTTTTAGAGATCGATACACTTATAATCACAAAATTTGATGAGACAAAAATTTTTGGTAATGTCTTTTCGCTGATATATGAGACAAACACGCCGGTTAGCTACTTTAGCGTGGGTCAAGAGGTACCTGATGATCTTGTGGAGGCAAAGAGCGAATTTTTAGTAGAGTGCGTGTTTGACGGCTTTACAAAGCAAAAGGCTAGCGATGAATAA
- the fliY gene encoding flagellar motor switch protein FliY: protein MMNDFFNIFSNELKATIEGLTGRAPEVGERNEFDAPTQNGIKPPVVMANISLSGDINAKTEIVCTPVLISAISEWMMGEEEISKNENLGSDELDAAKEIFSNLFSAFSTSLGAQKGMPKINFEVINVNFLDENSSLDFSVYEKLFLFNVKIEDLSEHIGFACDHSLMKFFEPTKTEAPAAPASTPHVAKGDFSAEEMRNIGLIMDVRLPIRVRIGSKRMLLKDVLTMDIGSVIELNQLANDPLEILIGDKVIALGEVVIIDGNFGIQITQIGSKRERLQQLK, encoded by the coding sequence ATGATGAATGATTTTTTTAATATATTTTCTAACGAATTAAAAGCTACTATCGAAGGACTTACGGGCAGAGCTCCAGAGGTTGGCGAAAGAAATGAATTTGATGCACCAACGCAAAATGGCATAAAACCGCCGGTAGTGATGGCCAATATCTCTTTAAGTGGTGACATCAATGCTAAAACAGAGATAGTATGCACTCCGGTTTTAATAAGTGCCATTAGCGAATGGATGATGGGCGAAGAGGAAATTTCAAAGAATGAAAATTTAGGCAGTGATGAGCTTGACGCTGCAAAAGAGATATTTTCAAACCTTTTTAGTGCTTTTAGTACATCTTTGGGCGCTCAAAAGGGCATGCCAAAGATAAATTTTGAAGTAATAAATGTAAATTTTTTAGATGAAAATTCTTCTCTTGATTTTAGTGTTTATGAAAAGCTATTTTTATTTAATGTCAAAATCGAAGATCTAAGTGAGCATATCGGTTTTGCTTGCGATCATTCGTTGATGAAATTTTTTGAGCCAACAAAGACCGAAGCACCAGCTGCACCAGCAAGTACTCCTCACGTAGCTAAGGGCGATTTTAGCGCTGAAGAGATGAGAAATATCGGGCTTATAATGGATGTTAGGCTGCCTATTCGTGTTCGTATCGGCTCAAAAAGAATGCTTTTAAAAGATGTGCTTACCATGGATATTGGCTCAGTTATCGAGTTAAATCAATTAGCAAATGATCCACTAGAAATTTTGATCGGCGATAAGGTAATAGCCCTTGGCGAAGTTGTCATAATAGACGGAAACTTTGGCATCCAGATCACTCAGATAGGCTCAAAACGCGAGAGGCTTCAACAGTTAAAATAA
- the fliM gene encoding flagellar motor switch protein FliM, with the protein MADILSQEEIDALLEVVDEDGDTSNIEVEERSQGEQKQIIIYDFKRPNRVSKEQLRAIKGIHDKLARNLASQISSVMRSIVEIRLHSVDQMTYGEFLMSLPSPTSFNVFSIKPLDGNCVLEINPSIAFPMIDRLLGGTGENFEANRELTDIEVNLLDAVLRMIMQRLKESWSMITDMYPNVEAKESSPNVVQIVSQNEIVIMVVMEIIVGGSSGMINLCYPVIYLEPILSRLANRDIMLGETSAKKSRNKELKTLIGRAEILYEAILGKSIISVNEFLNLKEGDILRLDRGADDKAIVCIDKKEVFLAEVGLHRFRKSIRIEQLIRSDKDEIKNILEKYEEERKAKLMAYEANERKMEEEEDDEDDE; encoded by the coding sequence ATGGCTGATATTTTAAGTCAAGAAGAGATAGACGCGCTACTTGAAGTTGTTGATGAAGACGGCGATACGAGTAATATCGAGGTCGAAGAGAGATCGCAAGGCGAACAAAAACAGATTATTATTTATGATTTTAAGCGTCCAAACCGCGTTAGTAAAGAGCAACTCCGTGCGATAAAAGGCATCCATGATAAGCTTGCTAGAAATTTAGCTAGTCAAATTTCAAGCGTGATGAGAAGTATTGTCGAGATCAGACTTCACAGTGTTGATCAAATGACTTATGGCGAATTTTTGATGAGTTTGCCAAGTCCAACTAGTTTTAATGTCTTTTCTATAAAGCCACTTGATGGAAACTGTGTTTTGGAGATAAATCCAAGTATTGCTTTTCCGATGATAGATCGTTTGCTTGGCGGAACTGGTGAAAATTTTGAAGCAAATAGAGAACTAACTGACATTGAAGTAAATTTGCTTGATGCGGTGCTTAGAATGATCATGCAGCGTCTAAAAGAGAGCTGGTCAATGATAACTGATATGTACCCAAATGTGGAAGCCAAAGAGAGCAGTCCAAATGTCGTACAAATCGTCTCTCAAAATGAGATTGTTATTATGGTCGTTATGGAGATCATAGTTGGTGGCTCAAGCGGTATGATAAATTTATGCTATCCAGTCATCTACCTTGAACCGATACTCTCACGCCTTGCAAACAGAGATATTATGCTTGGTGAAACGAGTGCAAAAAAAAGTAGAAACAAAGAGCTAAAAACACTTATCGGACGAGCAGAAATTTTATATGAAGCCATACTTGGCAAATCGATCATCAGCGTAAATGAGTTTTTAAATTTAAAAGAAGGCGATATTTTAAGGCTTGATAGAGGAGCTGATGATAAGGCGATCGTTTGTATCGATAAAAAAGAAGTTTTCTTAGCTGAAGTCGGGCTTCATAGATTTAGAAAATCTATAAGGATTGAGCAGTTAATACGCTCTGATAAAGATGAGATCAAAAATATCTTAGAAAAATACGAAGAAGAGCGAAAAGCAAAGCTAATGGCGTATGAAGCTAATGAGCGCAAAATGGAAGAAGAAGAGGACGACGAAGATGATGAATGA